ttttaaaattttattttttattgtattttgactataatatcatgttcatAGCAGCTAaagacattaatttatattgtaattattattatatatgattgactatttttaaacgcaacttaaatatatattaaatttattttatgatttttactagACCCGGGAGAGTTTACATATTTCCGTTAGGTAGTACAGAAATAAATCCGGGAGAGTTTACACGTTTTTGTCAGGTAGTACTGGAGTAGACCCGGGAGAGTGTACCATCGGGAGAGTTTACAATCGCCAGGAAAATGTACaaagtgatatttttaaatttatttatattgcttttagtgttttttattttatattattaagtataccttggaatgaattgttttttgcCTAAAACATTTCATACACTGTATAGAAATTGTATTCGCTGGGGATCACAAACAAAATAGTATTCCATACTTGTCATTTTtcctttaattaatattaaaatttaaatcatattatattattatcattgactTATGCATAAGTatgaatagtaaatactaaatacggaatgaattttttaattgaataaatagcttagaatatgtttaaatatttttgactatattattttcttttttcatagcttttaaatatttttaaagaaaatggaAAGTTTTACTTTATACCTCTCAAAATAACAACTAGAATCCTGTTTTCCATATCTGGATCTATCCTGAAAATGAagatttttactgttttaaaagGTGATagtttacacaaaaaaaacatatatatattcagtgtaaaaaaatcatttttaaaaagtgctCTGTACGTGGTTAGTACACTATAGTaactaatactttaataattgttgttatttgtgAGGTCCCTGGCACGTATCTATAGTTTATGAGTTCATGACTAACACGATAATTCagcaaataatgtatatgtgtaaGGTGTAGGTATACTGTATTGCGTATACTGTTTATCATTGTAAACTGCAAAAAGTGTGAATTAAAGAAACTTGGTAATTTAACACTTTTTAAGGAtaagcaattttatttaatcattaaattataggtattataagtaatagttttagaactattatatatagtttatatatcaTGTTGAATTTCatcttattatcataaaagtagaaaatattcgtgatatgaaaattatacgaTTGGTACTCATCCCACCGCGACTTTAGTAAAAACGTTTGACAtccgataaattataatctacaaaaagtaaaacattaaaaacgataataatacagtcaatatattatttattatttcacatgACTTGTGTATTTCTTTTCGGGAAAATCACTAAAATTTCCAAACACATTATTGGGATAGGTACCCGTTCGAAATCGTAGGAATCATCGTTTTGTCTCTATACGATGACCAAAAGAATTTTTGTTTGGAGCCAAGTAGGTACGCGTCAATGACTGTACAAGTATGTGTAGATCGTACGCAAAACGTGTTTGTTTTTGAAGTTTTGTAGATGGAATTTCGTACCACTTTCCGACATATCGTCACAATTATCTCGGCGGTGAATGTTTCAATATATAACATGTGTTTCAATAAAGCTgatctactatataatatgtacaataatattatatagtacgatAAAGTATTGCTGTCAACCcacttctatatttttatgtactatCGTGAAATTAGGAACAAAATATTCTCTCTTAACGCCATACACAATAATGTCAGTTATGTGATCCAAACTATCGACGACTTATAAGCCATCGTCTTATATCATTACGTCACCAACTCACAAACAGCTCTCCCTTCCGCCCGGCATATTATGTCGTTTTCATCTTCGTGGTGTTCATGCTTCCTCCACAGAGCTATATACTACTTTCACTTGCTGGCCGCGCAATAGCTGTGAATTCGTAACCGTGCACACGTACAACAATACGCTACGAAAGAAGTCATCGTCTAACGtgagtaaaacatttttatcgttttataaaaaaaaaatacatattgtttcTGCATTGATTTTCgatcataaaatatctataataaaaaaggatTTTTCGATAAAGTCGCACGAATTGTTCTAGTTGCCGACCCGATAAATCATTACGATATTGTCACGTGTTATATTTCTAGTtagtattaatacttaaaaactacaaattaaatcgtttttaaaatatacattggtTATAGCTCTGAAACGCAATTCATGGTTTTTTGAGACCAACAGAATTcccataaaaatacatttacttaATCTAGAgcagataataatatcaaacgtttacagtttaataataacagctGTGTTTATAACGCCAtaatggtatattaatatttcacagAACATTGATAACTTATATTGATCAACAGTTCACCTTAACTTAATTACTACTACCTAGTACACATacgttcattaatttttattgatcctTAAAAAAGCATtagttaagtacctattgGCCATTTCATTACTTTAGTAACACTGCCATCGGCATTGATGCACGCCGCACGGagcggttttattttttaatgaattaatttacaaaagaatatataactatgtaaacataatataatgtttttcagcataatacaaaaaaagctTATCTAATCAATTATCGTTTTATCAGTATGATATAATGTGTAGTATAAAAGGTTGAAACCATCaagataaatacattaatgcatttaatttctaacatttactgcttaaatagtataaattaagtatagatataggtattctaatacttttttaaaatattttcatactcaaatattctattacggaaaattaatacctatttttccCTTAAAACACACGAACATTTATGGAATAAATGTAattcatagttttattattccaactgaatttttaaatggttcattataataagtggtaaattttattcttaaagtaGTATAACTATgttggttatttaaaaaaaataacaatgtaatgTTCACTGCATTATCGTcttcgttatattataatattatataggtaatttgtataattattttttaaaaatgacttcCTTATCTTTGTTGATTATTGTCAAAATCCGAGGtcacaaaaaattgtataggtacctgtaCATATACCATTTGTTAACTTATGTAGTAGATTAATGTCTATAAGGACTACAAagcctataaaaaatatatttattatataatgtcgtatctatagttaatttttaatttaaatttaatattgtaacaattGTTAAATAGGAACTCACacgtaatattaaacaagAGTGAAACTAGCattgtcaataaatattaaaaaaaatataaaacacaaaaagttattataattcattatgcattaggtatattgcccgtttatatatttagtgtaGTACTATACTTATGTCCTGTACATTTAGTATGTACACGGCTCACATTATTCATAATCTATATAGTgttgtaattgtaatttttatcatgtataacacaatatttgtttctcgaggaaatgttattattgtacttaattgATTCATTTATTCATACAGCGGTAAGTTATATTCAAAcagttataaacattttccacACATTATTGTAGCTTAGAATTTATGATTGCACTTGTgtaaattcttttaataaaacaatataacatcGAGGCACAAATTAGAGATAGTATGCGCTTAATATAGATCATAGTGTATTTAGATACTATTTTGAAACTTGGAGTTGTTATTCTTTTTgtgtaaaatgtgtataatttattattgtaattttaatttgtaaaatcgtTATGTACTTATGTAGTTTTTATGTTGATTGTTAAGTAGATTTATCAAATGTTACATAATGGAAGGAACTTAAGTACTATTTTGAtcgtaatttaagtaattatctTCTTAGTTTTgggaaatatttagttttattaagactttaaacgtttaatagttaaaatttctgGTGGATTGTTacacatttacataatttatacttattacatacattttagaagGTACAATTTCAACaactatatatacaaacattttttaagtgtatatcTATcgacaaattttaatgtatttcaaaTCAACATTTTGTACATCCCCTTCATTCATATAAGACTTATCGGTTCTTATTtcgttattatcattattctatATTCGTTTTGTAAACTAAATGGGTAATTTTTCTCCTTAATACTTCGCTGCACAATACAGATCTTACGcctaactaattattttaaggacTTTCACATTTTTAACCACCAAaactatgattataaattatacacatctATTATTTGAGattaccaaataatattttcaaggaTTTTGGTAATCATCACTTTGAATCCAAGGCCACTTactcattaaaaatactatttttattctctATACGAATTTTGAACACTCGCCGCATAGAACCTTACGCGAGGAATGATGTGAACCTTATAACTACTATACTGTTgcgttttgtttgtatttcaaTATAGTTACAATGTGGTATTCGGAGACTCTCTCTTACCTTCACACGACTAACCTGGTGGTAATCGCCGCCTATGCCGCTCTGATCACTTTTCTATTCTTGGTCATTGTTAAGCTGTACACTTGGATAACTACAGGTGTATACCGCGGTACAACAAGCATGAAAGGCAAAGTCGTAATCATCACCGGATGCAATTCGGGTAATGAAAcacacttttttaaatacaatatggcTGGACACGGAgcacataaatgtatttattatattcgtgtTTCTATATCGTTTTCTTATCAGGCATTGGCAAAGAAACAGCCAAAGATGTGGCTAAGCGTGGCGCCAGAGTGATCATGGCTTGCAGGAACATGGAGACCGGATCGAAAGCTagaggtaaaaataaaaatcgatcgcttacaataataattaaatagttgcATGCGATTGTTCGACTATCGATTGAATTCTTACTTCATTTTGTTTGTtgtctataatagtatttattatattttttagttggaCAGGgactttttttatgtatattttagtgaAACTACAGTATAGGTGGATTAAAATGCACAAACAAAACACCTTCGATGATATTGtgtgattatattatgcattactttgatgatgtatttatagttttatgtcaGTATTtagtagataaaaataatttgcgagaaataatttggttttacTTCTTTATGGttcataatgaatatataggtacaaataaacTGTGTCTTTGAGTTCACCATATAAATTTTGCTTTATAGGAAATCCTACTAGTTACTATAGTGACATTAAAGTTACTTTtcactagttttttttctttatttttttttttgcgcaATAGCaattgaaatacaaattaatagttaacataaattaatattataccatgttTACTTTCTCTGCGGTAATTAGATtccatttatcattaatttaattagtatttaacaatagtatctataatatttatagttagtattgcacataaatttcattttaagtttCTATACTGTgtatgcttataatataatacaaaatggtagacataatatttaccaatagCGTGTCCTTATTATTCTGTAGCGATTTTCATATCTTGGTCACCCTAACGGTTGATTGTgcgtacaattattaaatgatttctctataaactcatttttaaatagttaataagagATATCGTTGTATTCATAGTACTTTGTactgttttatttacattaaattaattgaagccttgtactattatttcatatgaccgaaaacttaataattcgTATCAccatttatcaattatcatgtTTTGTTTAACAAAACTTACTATGCTGTAAATAccgttttacaataatgttaattttaacgattttttttgtgatttttgaaaacttttgcTTTATAAAttgctaaaaacaaaatagaagttattatttttgtattctatTGAAATATTGCAAAGTTATCCAATCTATATAGAACTACTAAAATACGTTTGTACGAAGTTGACACTTTAtaattactacataatattcaaatagtcCTGTGGGTTTTAAACTTTTGACAGGAGTGGGTAGTGGTGGCATTAGTCAGCTGGGTCGCAATAGAACAAACACGGTGAgacatgtatataattcaaaccCAACGACGTATATAAAGGGGTTCTATGCATTATGACAAAACAATGTTCGAAAGCCacgttttatacaaaatcgtgtacctattgtaaaagtcgtttttcataaaaataatttactattatagaagttaataggtattttaattaaggttCACACAAATGGAgttggaaaatttaaaatgaggaaaatgaaaaatgagttattatactttatatatttcaaataaaaaatttaatattaagttaaaaatgtttaatatgtatcgatatttccataaaatagtaaatttcaaagtataaattttatttttatttatatgtaccgaggttataggtacataatcattaaacaattttacaacACATAAAAATTGATCCAAATTCATGTATGTATAAcatgcataatatagtatatgaatTATGGAAATTCAGGAACTTATatgctttttttattcattatttatccacaaaaacattcaattatatttgtgttaataataCCCGTTACCTGTAtacttgattttattttatgtgtgtaaaatatattgaacatattattattgttctaataTCAAAGTTGAATAATTCTCGGTTTTGTTCAGACGAAATCATCGCCTATAGTGGAAACTCTGACGTGGTGCTCATGGATCTGGATTTGAGCAGTTTGAATTCAGTGCGTCAATTTGCAGCTAAAGTAAACAAACAAGAATCTCGATTGGACGTACTGGTCAACAACGCTGGTGTGGCTAATACTTTTGGTAAAAAAGTTACCGAAGATGGTTTAGAACTTACCATGGCTACCAATCAATATGGTCCATTTTTGCTGACGCATTTACTTCTACGTAAGAACGCATgacatatcaattattatcatagctatcatatttataatatattcgttctACGTGATGCACTGTACTAGTAAGTTGAACGATATTtcgttaagtttttaaataaaaaaatcaaaggtaaaattaaactaaaatgcattaatattatactcgtgcGTGTCATCACGTAAACGGTTAAGTAAACTTATGGTCTAAATTGTTGAACAACATGACGTAATGATTTAggtgaatacaataatattttatataaaatttaagctaTTTTTCGTTTTAGCATTGTTGAAAAAGACCGCCAACAGCCGGATTGTAATAGTTGCCTCCGACTTGTACAAGCTCGCAAAATTGAACTTGGCCAAACCCAATCCGACCAACCAATTGCCCGCTTACTTATACTATGTCTCCAAATACGCTAACATCATGTTCTCAATGGAATTAGCACGTAAACTCAAGGACAGTAATTCAGGTGATTTTCCCATAGACATATACCATCGTAATTTCCAAATAgacaatatgtaaattataatttttatcaaacaggTGTCACGTGTAATTGCCTTCATCCTGGTATCATCGACTCTGGAATATGGAGAAACGTGCCATTCCCGTTGAACTTGGGTTTGCAGGTGATCGTCAAGACTATGTTTAAGGTATGTATCATACACGCAGGTATAgacataatttagttaaacataataaacatcgCCTCAAATGGCAAATCATTTTATCACAGTGGCACATTTACATGATAGTAAAACGCatacactatttattattcgaccttgtatttatagaaaaaaaaaaataaggttatgaaaatgtaattattgtaatacctaataatacatattcatattattagtgATGTGAATTTGTATAAGTGCTATAATTAGGGCAGCGAActtgtagatatttaaaatcaccaaacatttatttgaatacccaaaatatgaattttaaaaataagaatatttttattattttttttttttgtgttttgaaCTAGCTTTATTTGTTCCACGCGTAACaactttaagtattatattaccagTTATATGATCACATCGTAAGCTATactatctattaataaaactaattaattaacggtaaataaatcatatcgtCTTATTGACAATCATTAAGCGCCTTTAGGAAAAACGTAAAAcactaaatacaataattgtatataaattttttttctcttacgtttttatttgaaataatacaactaaaacataaaataataaaatatacgacacaaattaaaaataaatttatgttttagttatattatttaaaataaaaacgtaagagaaaaaaaaatttataaaattattaactatattaaaatatgtcacCAAAGgtataaaatggaaaaaatatgacttaagaacaaaaaaaaaaaaaattggaattatgcatttatattctgaataaaatttcaaaactagCTTTGTGAAAGCATgaaacatatttgttttatattctgCTATTTTTCTGactttacaaaacaaatatgtaaatgCTACAAGTCCTCTGccctagttataacttataatatattattaaatagtatactatactGATGGCACAAGCGctgtagtattatattctgactatacctatttacattttttagtcgtaagtatagaataatttttttaaatctacatACAAAAACACCCAAGATTATGATATATAgctgttaaaattgttattcgtTGAATAATTAGTCATCGATACtaaattattggtatttatcTTGAATTTAGTTAATCATAGTGCATTAACTTAGttgttaattttctaattttctgatggtacctatatagtatatactcctaattttttatttgtattattgtcaaATGTTAATGCATTTCATTTgcataaacacattttatatgtgattttcgtaattttctaaataaagaaatttgaatataagtataaacattgtgtgttatataaattaatcacaCTATAGTCtttagtttatagtttaattatacgCACGCGCGctattgtataaagtataatatgttatgtactAGTGATATGCAAAGtataaaatggtataatattataaaaaataaatgaaataccatatttttacatcatatcagattttcttttgtaatttaaaccataaattataatataatatactgccgATGTTTAGTGTTTTCATAGATCATACTACCACCTATATTGTGtgcactgtataatatgtatttaatgcacgaccattatattaaatcagttTTATTCAAGTCTATTCATATCAAACTATCTATATTACATTTGCATATTATGATGTGATCTGCTTTCAGACTACCGAACAAGGTGCACAAACTTCAATTTACTTGACTGTTAGCGAGGACGTTGCCAAGACtagtggaaaatattttaaagattgcaaagtaaatatgattttattacatattatatatttatttcagacCATATACGTGAAATTTACCTATTACATAACAATTGTGTGCATAGTTATGCGGTGGGTCTGAGTAAGGTGCTCATCTCGcttccaaataaaaaaaaaaatccctaTACACGTAccattgtatttaatactatttatataattaatgatgttttatattattattattttactttattttactcaTTCCATTttctagtaattataattataattattgagcgTTTATTCCGTGGTTAATGTTATCCTGTTCGTTTCATTACTATCAACTTCCATCATCAACTTACCGCAAACTTATTATCGCGACTTTCGAGATTTCCGTTGTGCACTTCTAAGTTTTCCTTTTAACCTTTTCTGGTTCACGAAATCACTATTTAGTTAGTGGTTATGGGTCGTAGTTATTAACAGATGGAAATAGTATCATTTCAAAGGAGGATTTAAACGCACGTCGTTGTTGGAACAATAAAAACTCTAGTATCCTTATCGACAATAAACGTGTTGGgaaatattaacaacaatatcatttattatgcacaataaaaactgttatatAATCAAACGATATACCATAAAGTTTATTTCGAGGTACGTCGAATAGCTTTTAGAATCGTCGATTTAGATTATTGGgacattttgttgtttttcatACCTATCTGCTGACGCGTACCACTCAAAAAGTTTTCACGTGCCAGTGTGCTCTACTAAAAGAGTGTAACGAGTGCCACAGGTTGGCTACCACCCCCTCAATAGAAAGTGACTATACAAAAAGGTCAAGTATGggattatcatataaaaatataaaaattacttatgataaatttaatatacgacGTACTCGACGAGCTATTGTGTCAAATTTGAttagtatacacatatattataatattagaaactcCCTTCTGAAGGAACGCGGTTATGgaagtattaatatacttaatctcTCTTCACAAAATGTTGATGACTTTGAACGTCAAACTAATCGTTATTGCTTGTCAAATTTAGGAAGCCAGTTTGAGAAGTGATGTCTTAGACGAAGGAAATGCCAAGAAATACTGGGAAATTTGCGAAAAGCTCGTGAAACTTCAACCCAACGACCCAAGACCGTAATACACGCGCGTtagacgtatatataatatgtgttatacactatttttaacttaatatgtgTCAACACAAcgattgattaatatttattattgattatcgtGTACTTACTTGTACTTTGATACTATTgtcattatgtattatattattgtattttattattttataatagtacgtttataatattatgttattatctattgtattataggtGTTACGGTTTTAGAACAGACTTACTATTGTTAatcaaaatcgttatttttttatgaaataattgagtaggtataccttcgtttaaaatattatatgtacctgcaatgtattttttttacaaactactaatttttcaaaataaatcattctTTTAACGGTGAAATATCTTTTAAAGgtactaataaattacaagACTGTGACAAACTCgttgaatatttaagtaaaaagaaggctgcaaagaaaaaaaaccatttctcTACAAGATATCATTAAATAGGTAACGCAAAACTGACATTTAGGTATTcggtgtatacatattatagtataaaaggaTAGAAAGCTTCACACGTCACAATTAGacggtgtaaaatatattgttaaagtttctattattgacaataaatTGCACAAATTATAGTGCTATCGAAAGccgtataataaattcataatgtaTGCATTAACCATAGAACGtaagtactatatattataaactattaaactgTAAGGTATATAACCTATACGATGACAATCGGCATGGACACAGaagtgtataggtactatacactGTGTACTTTCGTCcttcatacataaataatatttactatttttaaaatcaatgctatgtgttaaaaaatttaacgaaaACATTGTCTaccatagattttttttaaatattgtacctatactattatatagaattattatgaagtgttaattattttccattaaaatttcaatctgaataaaaataaacataaatatacttatagaattttatataatattatttaatatcgatGCATTAAAtagatgtttattatttttattttattttattcacagtttatatttttctgagcAAGTTTAAacgttatttatatagaactttttatattgtataagaacAGAGTTTAGATTCGTACATTTGGTCTTagcattattatactaattacaaaaaaaaaaaaaaaacaaaaatatggtcTTACCTATTGTAAATTAAGTCTTATTCATTGGACGCTGGGGATAAACATTGTTATCCATAGAcgcgtattgtataatattatcgttataaacGTATGTGTGCACGTAAAGCTCGGGCCCACGCAACTTgttcttaaaatatctataacgaAACTGTGGGGATAAAAAAcgcatacctacctaataataattatgtgtcaTCTACGTACGGCCATCTCTATACCTAGATAAACGCTGTCGGTTTTGTATAAgtacacaaaatatacttaaataatagcaATACAGTGATATAGATagacgtttatattataatgaaaaccgcgttataatcaatataatattaatatgtaaaattcgTAAGCTTGGAGAAAAATTTCAtcgtttataacaatttttttatattcatatatcgATTGGTACAGCACAGAgtgtttaattgtataatatcatatacttgCACGtgattaatatagaataatatatcgtcCGTTTTCGTAAAAGGAAGTCTATCATTCGTTGAAAATGGCCTTGCCGGATCGTAACAAGAAATCGAAAATCGTAAGTCGATcgtaataaaagttattatttgtttattctaaacacgcgttttcgttttttttttttacccattACGCCtggcgtataatattaagtcaacaacaataatattatgatttttgttttttagtttacgCTGATATACAACATATCAGGAGGAGCTATTAATGCTCAATTTATCATTACGGTGATTGGTGAGTATCCGACtttatttcacatttaaagaaaaaattcatattttatgtaatatttatatgaaataatttttaagtcaaacaaaatttataaaaaataacaaattataatagtttgttaatattactataatatgttttataagaatttgaaACCCATATATAAACGAatcttttagatttaaaaaattaaaaaagattacaaatcttttatattataaaattgatacaacaaccgattataatattctacggCCTACGAGTATTACGCAATAGCTGTATTGCGGTAATGCCTATACTTCTCAccggtatgtattatattctactttACAATTTACGTACCTTAATATGATTGGTGACTggtattatttcttataaaaaagcGTATCCCATTTTAATAGTGATTCTAAATTcggtataattttcaaaaacgattcttaaattgaaataaggTTGGCGAGCAGTAAAGTCAAGTGGTGCGTTACTGATTCTCCCATAGGATCATTACTATTGTGAAAGCAGAAAGGgtgatgaatttataaaagtagtagtatttaat
The DNA window shown above is from Aphis gossypii isolate Hap1 chromosome 2, ASM2018417v2, whole genome shotgun sequence and carries:
- the LOC114130876 gene encoding retinol dehydrogenase 14; the protein is MWYSETLSYLHTTNLVVIAAYAALITFLFLVIVKLYTWITTGVYRGTTSMKGKVVIITGCNSGIGKETAKDVAKRGARVIMACRNMETGSKARDEIIAYSGNSDVVLMDLDLSSLNSVRQFAAKVNKQESRLDVLVNNAGVANTFGKKVTEDGLELTMATNQYGPFLLTHLLLPLLKKTANSRIVIVASDLYKLAKLNLAKPNPTNQLPAYLYYVSKYANIMFSMELARKLKDSNSGVTCNCLHPGIIDSGIWRNVPFPLNLGLQVIVKTMFKTTEQGAQTSIYLTVSEDVAKTSGKYFKDCKEASLRSDVLDEGNAKKYWEICEKLVKLQPNDPRP